A stretch of Paenibacillus mucilaginosus 3016 DNA encodes these proteins:
- a CDS encoding crossover junction endodeoxyribonuclease RuvC has translation MPRYVGIDPSTKTGFIVLDEDGEVWEARELEGMGENPERMHDLICQVGQLIQPEDRVAIEGFGFASQRGFELGGIGWAIRLNLFARQIGYTEVAPSQLKKFTGAGGTAAKEVVAVETYKRWGFQHKSNNVTDAYVLAQIVRAIHEPVKLLKVQQEVIQKLRG, from the coding sequence ATGCCTAGGTACGTTGGGATAGATCCCAGCACCAAAACCGGGTTTATTGTTCTGGATGAGGATGGCGAGGTCTGGGAAGCACGAGAGCTCGAGGGGATGGGCGAGAATCCGGAAAGGATGCATGATCTGATCTGCCAGGTAGGCCAGCTGATACAGCCAGAGGACCGGGTTGCGATTGAGGGTTTCGGATTTGCCAGCCAACGTGGTTTCGAGCTGGGCGGCATCGGCTGGGCAATCCGGCTGAACCTCTTCGCAAGACAGATCGGATACACCGAGGTAGCTCCATCGCAGTTGAAGAAATTCACCGGCGCCGGCGGAACTGCCGCTAAAGAGGTGGTTGCAGTGGAGACATACAAGCGCTGGGGCTTCCAGCACAAAAGCAACAACGTCACCGACGCTTATGTGCTCGCTCAAATTGTACGTGCTATACACGAGCCGGTGAAGCTGCTGAAGGTGCAGCAGGAAGTCATACAAAAACTGAGAGGATGA
- a CDS encoding CBO0543 family protein, translating to MRTPLLDISCRERSLMHLAYAIIIILAAWRWGDWKNWKLYHPSMLYITAGSYLYEYLTKDQTMWKFHPDYLYNQTVTVVVYAIVTMPLSVLIFLSRYPKALGKKVFHYGIWIGIYIIGEWFLLRMGRISYQHSWSLWYSLLFDIMMFPMIRLHHKRPLVAYGLSIPIVVSLIYLFHIQLE from the coding sequence ATGAGAACCCCCTTATTGGATATATCTTGCAGGGAGAGATCGCTTATGCATTTGGCTTATGCCATTATAATTATCCTTGCTGCATGGCGTTGGGGTGATTGGAAAAACTGGAAACTGTACCATCCCTCCATGCTATATATCACAGCCGGAAGCTACCTTTATGAGTACCTCACAAAGGACCAGACAATGTGGAAATTCCACCCTGATTACCTATACAACCAAACTGTCACAGTTGTGGTATATGCCATTGTAACTATGCCTCTTTCAGTCCTCATATTTCTTTCAAGATATCCCAAAGCACTTGGTAAGAAAGTCTTCCACTACGGGATTTGGATTGGTATTTACATAATTGGTGAATGGTTTCTTCTCAGAATGGGCAGGATCTCGTACCAACACAGTTGGAGTCTTTGGTATTCACTCTTATTCGATATCATGATGTTTCCAATGATTCGATTGCATCATAAACGACCTTTGGTAGCCTACGGGCTCTCAATACCTATTGTCGTTTCACTAATCTATTTGTTCCATATACAACTTGAATAG
- a CDS encoding HNH endonuclease gives MTRKPMRPCNFPLCSELTAGNYCQTHQQQTVRLYDKARDPKLVSFYKSSSWLSTRQAVLSRDNHLCQHCLQEQRLTPAVMVHHIQEVRKDWEVRLDLDNLISLCDACHNKVHN, from the coding sequence ATGACGAGGAAACCTATGCGTCCATGTAATTTCCCTCTATGCAGTGAGTTGACTGCAGGAAATTACTGCCAGACTCACCAACAACAAACCGTCAGACTGTACGATAAGGCGAGGGATCCCAAGCTCGTTTCCTTTTACAAGTCCTCCTCTTGGTTATCAACGAGGCAAGCTGTTCTGAGCCGAGACAACCACTTATGCCAGCACTGCCTGCAGGAACAGCGACTAACGCCGGCAGTAATGGTTCACCACATCCAAGAGGTTCGTAAGGATTGGGAAGTGCGGTTGGATCTCGATAATCTGATTAGTCTCTGCGATGCGTGTCATAACAAAGTTCATAATTAG
- a CDS encoding phage terminase small subunit P27 family, with amino-acid sequence MAGRKAMPVNLLLIKGKKHLTKEEIELRQEREKKLQPSTNRTNPPAWLCDTAKKEFRRIAKELKEIDLLTNVDINALALYCDAYADYIEISKIIKNDGFMVEHTNKSGVTNEVAHPLLAKKKQMHEQMRSLAVEFGLTPASRAKIAMPPRGQPEEEDEFTRTFGDV; translated from the coding sequence ATGGCTGGAAGAAAGGCAATGCCCGTTAATTTACTTCTGATCAAAGGGAAGAAGCACCTGACCAAGGAAGAGATCGAGCTGCGGCAGGAGAGGGAGAAGAAGCTACAGCCGAGTACAAACCGTACCAATCCACCGGCCTGGTTATGTGACACAGCCAAAAAGGAGTTCCGCCGGATCGCAAAGGAACTCAAAGAGATTGATCTGCTTACGAATGTGGACATCAATGCTCTAGCTTTGTATTGCGATGCCTATGCAGATTACATTGAGATCTCCAAGATCATTAAGAACGATGGATTCATGGTTGAGCATACCAACAAATCAGGAGTGACTAACGAAGTGGCACATCCTCTTCTGGCCAAAAAGAAGCAGATGCATGAGCAGATGCGATCCCTGGCTGTCGAGTTTGGGCTTACGCCGGCCTCGAGGGCTAAGATCGCCATGCCTCCGCGTGGACAGCCAGAGGAGGAAGACGAGTTTACGAGGACGTTCGGTGATGTATAA
- a CDS encoding terminase large subunit: MLKQFLIDYSQDVINGKVIACQKHKWACMRFLRDIEREGTEEFPFIFDEERAMRFFLWMNLFRHTKGVLKGQRIEPHEIQYFIFGNIYGWIHMDTGYRRFNKAYWQVARKNAKSQSNSCVASYEASAFGESMAEVYCAATKREQAKIVWSEADYMIKQCPELKGKFKTSYGIIRHLKSNSIIKPLSQEDKKKGDGLNPQCGIIDEYHAHETDEMVNVIDSGMIARAQPLIFIITTAGTNLNSPCYRTEYQFVSRLLNPDDPTEVDSYFAMVNELDKDDDGNLIDDIKDESVWVKANPIACSYPEGIQKMRSRQKEALEKPEMMEDFMTKNMNVWMSHPKKQYMNMEKWAACGILKRRKSDPELQLPEVRGFTCFAGVDMSMKIDLSSVGFVVPLTTGSFYVGQHSFIPEETLEQKKKTDRVPYDLWIRKGWLTVIPGAVVDQSVIENYLLEEEERRGWVMREICYDRYAATQFAQNMAAHGYEIVEIRQGVQTLSEPIKDFRELVLQKRIIHEDDPVLTWALGNAVTKSDDKENLLLDKAKSTNRIDPIAAVINGFVRARVAPPDSGDVEVWTF, translated from the coding sequence ATGCTGAAGCAGTTTCTTATCGATTACAGCCAGGATGTAATCAATGGCAAAGTGATTGCATGCCAGAAGCACAAGTGGGCGTGCATGCGTTTCCTCCGGGATATTGAGCGAGAGGGCACGGAGGAGTTTCCCTTTATCTTTGATGAAGAGCGCGCAATGCGCTTTTTTTTATGGATGAATCTCTTCCGCCACACGAAAGGCGTATTGAAGGGGCAGCGTATTGAGCCTCATGAAATCCAGTACTTCATATTTGGCAACATCTACGGCTGGATCCACATGGACACCGGGTACCGGCGGTTCAATAAGGCATACTGGCAGGTAGCCCGCAAGAATGCCAAGTCTCAGAGCAACTCATGTGTTGCCTCTTATGAGGCTTCAGCATTCGGGGAGTCGATGGCCGAAGTCTATTGCGCTGCAACGAAGCGGGAGCAGGCCAAGATCGTCTGGAGCGAAGCGGATTACATGATCAAGCAGTGCCCGGAGCTGAAAGGCAAGTTCAAAACATCCTACGGTATTATCCGGCATCTGAAGAGCAACTCCATCATCAAGCCGCTGAGCCAGGAGGATAAGAAGAAAGGCGACGGCCTTAACCCGCAATGCGGCATCATCGATGAATACCACGCTCATGAGACTGATGAAATGGTGAACGTTATTGACTCCGGTATGATTGCCCGGGCGCAGCCATTGATCTTTATCATCACCACAGCCGGCACGAATCTCAACAGCCCATGTTACCGGACGGAATACCAATTCGTTTCCCGGCTGCTCAATCCGGATGACCCGACCGAGGTCGATTCCTATTTCGCGATGGTGAACGAGCTGGATAAGGATGATGATGGGAACCTGATCGACGACATCAAGGATGAGTCTGTTTGGGTGAAAGCCAATCCCATTGCGTGCTCGTATCCTGAGGGCATTCAGAAGATGCGGTCGCGGCAGAAAGAAGCGCTCGAGAAACCCGAGATGATGGAAGACTTCATGACCAAGAACATGAACGTCTGGATGAGTCATCCGAAAAAGCAGTACATGAACATGGAGAAATGGGCTGCCTGCGGTATTTTGAAGCGCAGGAAATCGGATCCCGAGCTACAGCTGCCTGAAGTAAGAGGCTTTACCTGTTTTGCCGGCGTGGATATGTCCATGAAAATTGACCTATCCTCGGTTGGTTTCGTGGTTCCTTTGACAACGGGAAGTTTTTACGTTGGCCAGCACTCCTTTATTCCCGAGGAGACACTTGAGCAGAAGAAAAAGACGGACCGGGTTCCGTATGATCTTTGGATTCGCAAAGGCTGGCTTACGGTGATCCCGGGTGCTGTGGTCGACCAATCGGTGATCGAGAACTATTTGCTGGAGGAAGAAGAACGCCGGGGCTGGGTGATGAGAGAAATATGCTACGACCGTTATGCGGCAACACAGTTTGCTCAGAATATGGCCGCACATGGATATGAAATCGTCGAGATCCGGCAGGGGGTACAGACGCTCTCGGAGCCGATTAAGGACTTCAGAGAGCTCGTACTGCAGAAGCGTATCATTCATGAGGATGACCCGGTACTTACCTGGGCGCTCGGGAATGCCGTGACCAAGTCGGATGACAAGGAGAATCTGCTGCTGGACAAAGCTAAGTCCACCAACCGGATTGACCCCATAGCAGCAGTGATCAATGGTTTCGTGCGTGCTCGGGTGGCTCCTCCAGACAGCGGGGATGTGGAAGTCTGGACATTCTGA